In Candidatus Polarisedimenticolaceae bacterium, a genomic segment contains:
- a CDS encoding N-acetylmuramoyl-L-alanine amidase codes for MRALLAVLAVLVSMHAAAAVGVRISSDTSGPSTRVVLTFAKSTSCKVAEQAGRVTVSCDAALDPDPATGKLDDSILTEWRQDGERTLGFATGPGYKRADSFELKNPYRLVLDAQGTRTAKAVEVAPAASQTVPIVVIDPGHGGVETGAVGPGGLQEKDVTLDLARRLKDLLQKQGVTVVLTRDDDRVLPLDDRTAIANQNRAELFLSLHLNASKRKAAVGAETYFLAPSASDADAKSSAAAENASPSAGDATPATPATRDTGAGLDLILWDLAQNSHLAESSKLAEAVQRSLNTLTGVKDRGVRQAPFRVLMGATMPAILVESGFISNPDEESRLKDDAYRDKIAQAVAGAVAEFRQQLAASR; via the coding sequence ATGAGAGCGCTCCTCGCCGTTCTGGCCGTCCTCGTTTCGATGCATGCCGCCGCCGCGGTCGGCGTGCGCATCTCCTCCGACACCTCGGGGCCCTCGACGCGTGTCGTCCTGACGTTCGCGAAGAGCACGTCGTGCAAGGTCGCCGAGCAGGCGGGGCGCGTCACCGTATCCTGCGATGCCGCGCTCGACCCCGACCCGGCGACCGGCAAGCTCGACGACTCGATCCTCACCGAATGGCGTCAGGACGGCGAGCGCACGCTCGGGTTCGCGACCGGTCCGGGGTACAAGCGCGCCGACTCCTTCGAGCTCAAGAATCCCTACCGTCTCGTCCTCGACGCGCAGGGCACCCGCACCGCGAAGGCGGTCGAGGTGGCACCCGCCGCTTCGCAGACCGTTCCCATCGTCGTCATCGACCCGGGTCACGGCGGCGTCGAGACCGGAGCGGTGGGGCCCGGCGGCCTCCAGGAGAAAGACGTCACCCTCGATCTCGCGAGGCGCCTCAAGGACCTCCTGCAGAAGCAGGGAGTCACCGTCGTGCTGACACGGGACGACGACCGCGTCCTGCCGCTCGACGATCGCACCGCGATCGCGAACCAGAACCGGGCGGAGCTGTTCCTCTCCCTTCACTTGAACGCCTCGAAGCGGAAGGCGGCGGTCGGCGCGGAGACGTACTTCCTCGCTCCCAGCGCCTCCGACGCCGACGCGAAGAGCTCGGCCGCCGCCGAGAACGCCTCGCCCAGCGCCGGCGATGCGACGCCCGCCACGCCCGCGACGCGCGACACCGGCGCCGGGCTCGACCTCATTCTGTGGGACCTCGCGCAGAACTCGCACCTCGCCGAGTCGAGCAAGCTCGCCGAGGCGGTTCAGCGCTCGCTCAACACCCTGACCGGCGTGAAGGATCGCGGAGTGCGCCAGGCGCCGTTTCGGGTTCTCATGGGAGCGACGATGCCCGCGATCCTCGTCGAGAGCGGGTTCATCTCGAACCCCGACGAGGAGAGCCGGCTCAAGGACGATGCGTACCGGGACAAGATCGCGCAGGCGGTGGCAGGGGCGGTCGCCGAGTTTCGCCAGCAGCTGGCGGCGAGCCGGTGA
- a CDS encoding MBL fold metallo-hydrolase produces MVALPAVPIVAEESPIATASLMRRLALACLLAAYPVAAAEPVRLVLLGTAGGPTPKAKRAAPAEALEIGDRVYVIDCGNGVGRQLALAGLPLDHVREIFVTHHHSDHTADLTTLPLLLWGTSLQGTLGIHGPPPLARSVKAGLKASAFDIAARVKDEGRTPLPQQLRVDEFRHDGVVFKDDRVTVTAARVDHPPIEQAYAYRFDARDRSIVFSGDTAPSASLVRLARGADVLVHEVLLLDRDEVAAWLKLPSDDPLVRHIVSSHTSYRDVGRIARDAGVKTLVLTHFVPGNLDVDRDRVVGEIRKTFAGEIVLGEDLMEVK; encoded by the coding sequence ATGGTAGCCTTGCCGGCCGTTCCGATCGTCGCGGAGGAGAGTCCCATCGCCACCGCGTCCCTCATGCGTCGACTCGCGCTCGCATGCCTCCTGGCCGCGTATCCCGTCGCGGCGGCCGAGCCCGTGCGGCTCGTCCTGCTCGGCACGGCGGGTGGCCCCACGCCGAAGGCGAAGCGCGCCGCACCGGCGGAGGCGCTCGAGATCGGCGATCGCGTCTACGTCATCGATTGCGGGAACGGGGTCGGGCGCCAGCTCGCGCTCGCCGGCCTCCCCCTCGACCACGTGCGCGAGATCTTCGTGACGCACCACCACTCGGACCACACCGCCGACCTGACGACGCTTCCCCTCCTCCTCTGGGGGACATCGCTCCAGGGCACGCTGGGGATCCACGGCCCACCGCCGCTCGCGAGGAGCGTGAAGGCCGGCCTCAAGGCGTCCGCGTTCGACATCGCCGCCCGAGTGAAGGATGAGGGACGCACACCCCTTCCCCAGCAGCTCCGCGTCGATGAGTTCCGGCACGATGGCGTCGTCTTCAAGGACGACCGCGTCACCGTGACCGCCGCGCGGGTCGACCATCCGCCGATCGAGCAGGCCTACGCGTACCGCTTCGACGCAAGGGACCGCAGCATCGTCTTCTCGGGCGACACCGCGCCGTCGGCGAGCCTCGTCCGCCTCGCACGCGGCGCCGACGTTCTCGTCCATGAGGTGCTTCTCCTCGACCGCGACGAGGTGGCGGCATGGCTGAAGCTGCCCTCCGATGACCCGCTCGTCCGTCACATCGTGAGCAGCCACACGAGCTACCGCGACGTGGGGCGGATCGCGCGCGACGCCGGGGTCAAGACGCTCGTCCTCACGCATTTCGTTCCCGGAAATCTGGACGTCGATCGCGACCGCGTCGTCGGCGAGATCCGGAAGACCTTCGCCGGCGAGATCGTCCTCGGCGAAGACCTGATGGAAGTGAAGTAG
- a CDS encoding GerMN domain-containing protein translates to MSRALALGLTLLAAVACGGGNRNAGAPSPETPSAPPASPPPAAEAAPLAKSTVTLYFPSATDDRLVAESRAIIETPRPADRGAQILAALLDGPEGEGALPFAPDGTTLRRLWVRDDGTAYADFSSGLADGLAGSSEEILRLYAIVDSLTTNVPEIKRVGILIDGRERETLGGHVDVRRPIGPDASLVATAGKKE, encoded by the coding sequence GTGAGCCGCGCGCTCGCGCTCGGCCTCACGCTCCTTGCGGCGGTGGCGTGCGGCGGAGGCAACAGGAACGCCGGCGCACCGTCGCCGGAGACGCCTTCGGCGCCTCCCGCCTCGCCGCCACCCGCGGCCGAGGCGGCGCCGCTCGCGAAGAGCACCGTCACGCTCTACTTTCCGTCGGCGACCGACGACCGCCTCGTCGCCGAGTCGCGGGCCATCATCGAGACGCCGCGTCCCGCCGACCGAGGTGCGCAGATCCTGGCGGCGCTCCTGGACGGGCCGGAAGGAGAGGGCGCGCTGCCGTTCGCTCCGGACGGGACGACGCTCCGCCGCCTCTGGGTGCGGGACGACGGGACCGCCTACGCGGATTTTTCGAGCGGCCTCGCCGACGGGCTCGCGGGAAGCTCCGAGGAGATCCTGCGGCTGTACGCGATCGTCGACTCGTTGACGACCAACGTCCCCGAGATCAAGAGGGTCGGGATTCTCATCGACGGCCGCGAGCGCGAGACGCTCGGCGGGCACGTCGACGTGCGACGCCCCATCGGGCCGGACGCGAGCCTCGTCGCGACGGCCGGAAAGAAGGAGTAA
- a CDS encoding VWA domain-containing protein codes for MAATIAPADDEPQRTGMTERTGRRLIQVDVSVTGPADKIAGLARDRFEVTIGGKTVVPVAVDEFCSSAQLAPPGGGPSATISSASSPGPPTSYLFYFDQRNLTVDGRRHAWEQAANLVRTLVRNGNRASIVASGSRLATLQDFTDRPELLLAALERLVADPRHWDDYATLEFKRERDIADLIKHRQPEAACGLALTYMREEAVRSRQALDLLGATLTRFSRLDEPKIALYFADTLRDEPGRHYVLPVGRDCVLGAGDMMLSFGKLHADAAAYGVKLYAVQGEGIGEAYPSGSPREIARHDAEGGLKALALDTGGDAFFSGASAANVAKKIVADAACVYLLSFDPKDLPEDRSVPIDVRVLARGVHVRTQTSVVVQSESARRTSMLLALFLNETGGADTIAMRGGVVPLAVVEGRLRVLVQTSLPETQGPHREAWDVGLSVVSGGQVSREASGRVTVDRPGVRIVLESETEIEPGEYEVATAAVEDLSGRLGNGRLAGTWSGKIGPSGIAGIAVLQPGTGAFLRDGAVRENGSMVVADGEPVHSDRPVAFVSLICRTAKKQKTARVHRVLGGATITLPDDDVAFEGAACVQVRDVVPPGTLAPGTASYAVRVEGAPEGATRAVVVE; via the coding sequence GTGGCCGCGACAATCGCGCCCGCCGACGACGAGCCGCAGCGCACGGGGATGACCGAGCGTACCGGCCGGCGGCTGATCCAGGTCGACGTGTCGGTCACGGGCCCGGCGGACAAGATCGCCGGTCTCGCTCGTGACAGGTTCGAGGTCACGATCGGCGGCAAGACGGTCGTCCCGGTCGCCGTCGATGAATTCTGCTCCTCGGCGCAACTCGCGCCGCCGGGTGGAGGGCCATCGGCGACGATATCTTCCGCATCCTCGCCCGGGCCCCCGACCTCCTACCTCTTCTATTTCGATCAGAGGAACCTGACGGTCGACGGCCGGAGGCATGCCTGGGAACAGGCGGCCAATCTCGTTCGCACGCTCGTGCGCAACGGGAACCGGGCCTCGATCGTGGCCTCCGGTAGCCGCTTGGCCACCTTGCAGGACTTCACCGACCGGCCCGAGCTTCTCCTCGCCGCGCTGGAGCGTCTTGTCGCCGATCCCCGGCACTGGGACGATTACGCGACGCTGGAGTTCAAGCGCGAGCGCGACATCGCCGACCTCATCAAGCATCGCCAACCCGAGGCGGCGTGCGGCTTGGCGTTGACGTACATGCGTGAGGAGGCGGTACGGTCGCGCCAGGCGCTGGACCTCCTCGGAGCGACGCTGACACGGTTCTCACGCCTCGACGAGCCGAAGATCGCCCTTTACTTCGCCGACACGCTGCGCGACGAGCCGGGCCGGCACTATGTCCTCCCGGTGGGGCGCGACTGCGTCCTCGGCGCCGGCGACATGATGTTGTCGTTCGGAAAGCTGCATGCGGACGCCGCGGCCTACGGCGTCAAGCTGTACGCAGTTCAAGGGGAAGGAATCGGCGAGGCCTACCCGTCCGGGTCGCCGCGCGAGATCGCGCGGCACGACGCCGAAGGCGGCCTGAAAGCGCTGGCGCTCGACACCGGCGGCGATGCCTTCTTCAGCGGGGCGAGCGCCGCCAACGTGGCGAAGAAGATCGTGGCGGACGCGGCGTGCGTCTACCTGCTCAGCTTCGACCCGAAGGACCTGCCGGAGGATCGGTCGGTCCCGATCGACGTGCGCGTCCTCGCTCGCGGCGTGCACGTGCGCACGCAGACGTCGGTCGTCGTTCAGAGCGAATCGGCACGCCGCACCTCGATGCTGCTCGCCTTGTTCCTCAACGAGACCGGCGGCGCCGACACGATCGCGATGCGCGGCGGCGTGGTGCCGCTCGCCGTCGTCGAAGGGCGCCTGCGCGTGCTCGTCCAGACCTCGCTCCCCGAGACACAAGGCCCGCATCGCGAGGCATGGGACGTCGGCCTGTCCGTCGTCTCGGGAGGCCAGGTGAGTCGCGAGGCGTCGGGGCGCGTCACCGTGGACCGTCCCGGCGTGAGGATCGTGCTCGAGTCCGAGACCGAGATCGAGCCGGGCGAGTACGAGGTCGCGACGGCGGCGGTGGAAGACCTCTCCGGACGCCTCGGCAACGGCAGGCTCGCGGGAACGTGGTCCGGCAAGATCGGGCCGAGCGGCATCGCGGGGATCGCCGTCCTCCAGCCGGGCACCGGCGCGTTCCTCAGAGACGGTGCGGTGCGCGAGAACGGCTCGATGGTCGTCGCCGACGGCGAGCCCGTCCATTCCGACCGGCCGGTCGCCTTCGTCAGTCTGATTTGCCGCACCGCGAAGAAGCAGAAGACCGCGCGCGTCCATCGCGTGCTCGGGGGCGCGACGATCACGCTCCCCGACGACGACGTCGCGTTCGAGGGCGCCGCATGCGTCCAGGTGCGCGACGTCGTCCCGCCCGGCACGCTCGCCCCGGGAACGGCGAGCTACGCCGTTCGCGTCGAGGGCGCACCCGAGGGCGCGACTCGCGCCGTGGTGGTCGAGTAG
- the rph gene encoding ribonuclease PH: MPRHDGRADDALRPVTITPGWLRHAPGSALIAMGDTRVLCAVTVEDRVPPHLKDSGQGWVTGEYAMLPASGRDRTARESVKGRPSGRTMEIQRLIGRALRSVVDRSALGARTLWVDCDVLQADGGTRTASITGAYVALALALARLREKRLIGSPVLTGMLAAVSVGMVTGRPLLDLDYVEDSTAEVDMNVVRIDDGRFVEVQGTAETEPFRRERLDSLLDLANVGIDKLHEAQREALGDALTRVTVAR, encoded by the coding sequence ATGCCCCGTCATGACGGTCGCGCCGACGACGCGCTGCGCCCGGTGACGATCACGCCCGGCTGGCTCCGCCATGCGCCCGGCTCGGCGCTCATCGCGATGGGCGACACGCGCGTGCTCTGCGCCGTCACCGTCGAGGACCGCGTGCCCCCGCACCTCAAGGACAGCGGTCAAGGCTGGGTCACCGGTGAATACGCGATGCTCCCCGCTTCGGGGCGCGACCGCACGGCGCGCGAAAGCGTGAAGGGCCGTCCGTCGGGCCGCACGATGGAGATCCAGCGTCTGATCGGCCGCGCGCTCCGGAGCGTCGTCGACCGGTCCGCCCTCGGCGCGCGCACGCTGTGGGTGGACTGCGACGTCCTTCAGGCCGACGGCGGGACGCGGACCGCGAGCATCACCGGCGCGTACGTGGCGCTCGCGCTGGCCTTGGCGAGGCTGCGGGAGAAGCGCCTCATCGGCTCGCCGGTCTTGACCGGGATGCTCGCGGCGGTGTCCGTCGGGATGGTCACGGGGCGGCCGCTCCTCGATCTCGACTACGTCGAGGACTCGACGGCCGAGGTCGACATGAACGTCGTGCGGATCGACGACGGTCGGTTCGTCGAGGTTCAGGGAACCGCCGAGACCGAGCCGTTCCGCCGCGAGCGTCTGGACAGCCTTCTCGACCTGGCGAACGTCGGCATCGACAAGCTCCACGAAGCCCAGCGTGAGGCGCTCGGCGACGCCCTGACGCGAGTCACCGTCGCGCGCTGA
- a CDS encoding methyltransferase domain-containing protein encodes MSLELRCTVRDCGLPLAREGSRLVCASKHTFDRAREGYWNLLQPQDKRSAAAGDRDQATDARRRFIGRGFADGLVEVLREIVAPAGVLPQDALDVGCGEGSLTAKLFKGASSVCGVDLSRRAVTLAARKEPRFTWLVANADRALPLADRSIPLAVSIFGRRPAAELSRIIAPGGLLVVVLPGADDLAELRRTSQGEAAGRDRVVGALAALHPAFALKRQLRWRHAARLDRAALLDAAVMSYRGVRKRERDRLALLKELDVTLSAEILELTSCS; translated from the coding sequence ATGAGCCTGGAGCTTCGCTGCACCGTTCGCGACTGCGGGCTGCCGCTCGCGCGCGAAGGCTCGCGCCTCGTCTGCGCGTCGAAGCACACCTTCGACCGCGCGCGAGAGGGGTACTGGAACCTCCTTCAGCCGCAGGACAAGCGCTCCGCCGCCGCGGGCGATCGCGATCAGGCGACCGATGCACGCCGCCGCTTCATCGGCCGGGGTTTCGCGGACGGGCTCGTCGAGGTGCTGCGCGAGATCGTCGCTCCCGCGGGAGTGCTGCCGCAGGACGCCCTCGACGTCGGCTGCGGCGAGGGGAGCTTGACCGCGAAGCTCTTCAAGGGCGCCTCGTCCGTTTGCGGCGTCGATCTCTCGCGCCGCGCCGTCACGCTCGCGGCCCGCAAGGAGCCGCGCTTCACCTGGCTCGTCGCCAACGCCGATCGCGCGCTGCCGCTCGCCGACCGATCGATCCCGCTCGCGGTCTCGATCTTCGGGCGGCGGCCGGCCGCGGAGCTGTCGCGCATCATCGCGCCCGGCGGCCTCCTCGTCGTCGTCCTCCCCGGCGCCGACGATCTGGCGGAGCTTCGCCGGACGTCGCAAGGAGAGGCCGCGGGCCGTGACCGCGTCGTCGGCGCTCTCGCGGCGCTCCATCCCGCCTTCGCGCTCAAGCGGCAATTGCGCTGGCGTCACGCCGCGCGCCTCGACCGCGCCGCGCTCCTCGACGCGGCCGTGATGAGCTACCGCGGTGTCCGCAAGCGCGAGCGCGACCGGCTCGCGCTTCTCAAGGAGCTGGACGTCACGTTGTCCGCCGAGATCCTCGAGCTCACGTCATGTTCGTAG
- a CDS encoding DUF11 domain-containing protein, which produces MKANAILLLGLLVSPAAAAPPVNDTCAGALPIADGPYPLLTPPVDAIDATPQGVDDAGLFPASCNADGTDYTVWYTFTPSVSTLYTFTTCPGLAAGETVDDTVLAIFSSSDGTCGGTLTALDCQDSEPSCRSDVVDPSKISAALAGGTTYYVVAGHWVPNSTIAPGHADFALYVQRLNTAPNDTCDGAVELPVDRLVEGSTIAAGDDYRSPSTAACFGGLPGTNNPTTAPGHDVVYTFTAPAAGRYSIRTVTLNPTTALAGQDLVLYASEACPASGGTVSCLAGANRELVGNSVTTATGANNNRSEELHCLDLTANETIYVFVDDAAADNAGGTFGIEATPCHDEVEPNDTPATATPYSAASCGDQEGTISAAPTYHCILGSTPGAACQVTATVAGSPTQPVNCGGAPGSCFPDSLCQSGPNLGNTCVPRCVNGSTPGIVCTASAQCGSGGTCQTNGGCGICSSGTNSGQPCVNNANCGTGGVCASGICGRDANEGDVDFWSLGTVAPGSKIYATAAAASANDTDLRLRVTTATDTLGFDDDDGQSMNGSLSPVIAGALNVSGGDTYVRISKTSSFLAEPYRLYAVVEPPIAQAQNENGEGWDFTYGWPADGLFNDPVTNGGYIRGTFFNGTDSDCYRMFAHKGDDIVWFGDSNPDRSTFSPAAGPSIPQIILYDANGAGISNFLFTTNATIRNNGPVSVANNLISEAPDVTSFFQHWRATYTGSFELCFYPFAASGVSVPGPFPAPYAGAITLNCGPVPAAGPGTTTADVAISMTAAPTGPMPTSGPLTYTIIITNVGSDLAQMVTLDDPLPHTLRYLSATVDDGFGGNNTACLAVPTPGTADAPFDCTTMSLEAGASVRYTLNVQVADCIGGGIDVTNAVTVSTESTDPNTANDAASSSFTTIENNNCDQLACDANGCVVDHCYMPGVCVEGACNAVARNCDDNNVCTADSCNPAVGCINDSGAGQPCDDGNPCSNDYCDPILGCVFPPAPSGTPCNDFSPCTTNDVCDGAGSCSGTTPCDDGNPCTDDFIGDFTSCFCEHVPSPDGTPCTDNDPCTAGDTCQAGVCGTRLTPPETQGVSFDADKQNIWWTAVTNATAYDVVRGLVSGLPVGPGGGDETCFGGLAVNGLVDAATPAPATGYWYLSRGTHGSCVGTFGQASGGTERATATCP; this is translated from the coding sequence ATGAAAGCCAACGCGATTCTCCTGCTAGGCCTCCTCGTCTCGCCGGCCGCGGCAGCGCCACCGGTGAACGACACCTGCGCGGGCGCCCTTCCGATCGCCGACGGCCCGTACCCGCTCCTGACGCCGCCGGTCGATGCCATCGACGCAACCCCTCAAGGCGTCGACGACGCCGGGCTGTTTCCTGCGTCCTGCAATGCCGATGGGACCGACTACACGGTCTGGTACACGTTCACGCCATCGGTGAGCACGCTCTACACGTTCACGACCTGTCCGGGGCTCGCCGCCGGCGAGACGGTGGACGACACCGTCCTCGCGATCTTCTCGTCCTCGGACGGCACGTGCGGCGGGACGCTCACCGCGCTCGACTGTCAGGATTCGGAACCGTCATGCCGCTCGGACGTCGTCGACCCTTCGAAGATCTCGGCGGCGCTGGCCGGCGGGACGACCTACTACGTGGTCGCCGGTCACTGGGTACCGAACAGCACGATCGCGCCCGGCCACGCCGATTTCGCCCTCTACGTTCAACGACTGAACACCGCGCCCAACGACACCTGCGACGGAGCGGTCGAGCTTCCGGTGGACCGGCTCGTTGAGGGATCGACGATTGCGGCGGGTGACGACTACCGGTCGCCATCGACGGCCGCCTGCTTCGGCGGACTGCCGGGCACGAACAATCCAACGACCGCGCCAGGGCACGACGTCGTCTATACGTTCACCGCACCGGCGGCGGGAAGGTACTCGATCCGTACCGTGACACTGAATCCCACGACCGCTCTCGCCGGTCAAGACCTGGTGCTCTACGCATCCGAGGCCTGCCCTGCGAGCGGCGGCACGGTGAGTTGCCTCGCAGGCGCCAATCGCGAGCTCGTTGGGAACAGCGTCACGACGGCCACCGGCGCGAACAACAATCGCTCCGAAGAGCTGCACTGCCTCGACCTGACGGCGAACGAGACGATCTATGTCTTCGTGGACGACGCGGCAGCCGACAACGCGGGAGGCACCTTCGGTATCGAGGCCACTCCGTGCCACGACGAGGTCGAGCCGAACGACACACCGGCGACGGCAACCCCGTACAGCGCGGCCTCATGCGGCGATCAGGAAGGGACGATCTCGGCGGCCCCGACGTATCACTGCATCCTCGGCTCGACGCCGGGCGCTGCGTGTCAGGTCACGGCCACCGTCGCCGGCTCGCCGACCCAGCCGGTCAATTGCGGCGGCGCTCCAGGTTCGTGCTTCCCGGACTCGCTCTGCCAGTCCGGTCCGAATCTCGGCAACACGTGCGTTCCCCGTTGTGTCAACGGTTCGACCCCCGGGATCGTCTGCACGGCCAGCGCACAGTGCGGCAGCGGCGGGACTTGTCAGACGAACGGCGGTTGCGGGATCTGCAGCTCCGGCACCAACAGCGGCCAGCCGTGCGTCAACAACGCAAACTGCGGTACCGGCGGTGTCTGCGCCTCCGGCATTTGTGGCCGAGACGCCAACGAAGGCGACGTCGATTTCTGGAGTCTCGGGACCGTGGCACCCGGATCGAAGATCTACGCTACGGCGGCGGCCGCGAGTGCGAACGACACGGATCTGCGTCTGCGCGTGACGACGGCAACCGACACGCTCGGGTTCGACGACGACGACGGCCAATCGATGAACGGCTCGCTCTCACCCGTCATCGCCGGCGCTCTGAACGTCTCCGGCGGCGACACGTACGTCAGGATCAGCAAGACCTCGTCGTTCCTCGCCGAGCCGTATCGGCTGTACGCGGTCGTCGAGCCGCCGATTGCCCAGGCACAGAACGAGAATGGAGAGGGCTGGGACTTCACCTACGGCTGGCCTGCGGATGGTCTCTTCAACGACCCGGTCACGAATGGCGGTTACATCCGCGGCACGTTCTTCAACGGAACGGACAGCGACTGCTACCGCATGTTCGCGCACAAGGGCGACGACATCGTGTGGTTCGGCGACTCGAACCCCGATCGCTCGACGTTCTCGCCGGCCGCCGGTCCCTCGATTCCGCAGATCATTCTCTACGACGCCAACGGCGCCGGGATCAGCAACTTCCTCTTCACGACGAACGCGACGATCCGCAACAACGGTCCGGTCTCCGTGGCGAACAACCTGATCTCCGAGGCTCCGGACGTCACGTCGTTCTTCCAGCACTGGCGTGCGACGTACACCGGCTCCTTCGAGCTGTGCTTCTATCCGTTCGCGGCTTCCGGCGTGAGCGTCCCCGGCCCGTTCCCCGCGCCGTACGCGGGCGCAATCACGCTGAACTGCGGCCCTGTCCCCGCGGCCGGCCCGGGGACCACGACGGCGGACGTCGCGATCTCGATGACGGCGGCTCCGACCGGCCCGATGCCGACGAGCGGGCCGCTCACGTACACAATCATCATCACGAACGTCGGGAGCGACCTCGCGCAGATGGTGACGCTCGACGATCCGCTCCCTCATACCCTCCGCTATCTGTCGGCGACGGTCGACGACGGGTTCGGCGGCAACAACACGGCGTGCCTGGCGGTGCCGACGCCGGGCACCGCGGATGCGCCGTTCGACTGCACGACGATGTCGCTCGAGGCCGGCGCGTCCGTCAGGTACACCTTGAACGTGCAGGTCGCGGACTGTATCGGCGGTGGGATCGACGTCACCAACGCGGTGACGGTGTCGACCGAGTCGACCGACCCGAACACCGCGAACGACGCGGCGTCGAGCTCGTTCACGACGATTGAGAACAACAACTGCGATCAGCTCGCGTGCGACGCGAACGGCTGCGTCGTCGACCACTGTTACATGCCCGGGGTGTGCGTCGAGGGCGCGTGCAACGCTGTGGCGCGCAACTGCGACGACAACAACGTCTGCACGGCCGACTCCTGCAATCCAGCGGTCGGTTGCATCAACGATTCGGGCGCCGGGCAACCTTGCGATGATGGGAACCCCTGCTCGAACGACTACTGCGATCCGATCCTGGGCTGCGTTTTTCCGCCGGCCCCATCCGGCACGCCGTGCAACGACTTTTCCCCGTGCACGACCAACGACGTCTGCGACGGGGCCGGCAGTTGCTCCGGCACGACACCGTGCGACGATGGGAACCCCTGCACGGACGACTTCATCGGCGACTTCACGAGCTGCTTCTGCGAGCACGTGCCCAGCCCCGACGGAACCCCGTGCACGGACAACGATCCCTGCACGGCGGGCGATACCTGCCAGGCCGGCGTCTGCGGCACGCGGCTCACCCCGCCGGAAACCCAGGGTGTTTCCTTCGACGCGGACAAACAGAACATCTGGTGGACGGCCGTAACCAACGCCACGGCGTACGACGTCGTGCGAGGCTTGGTCAGCGGCCTACCGGTCGGCCCGGGCGGTGGCGACGAAACGTGCTTCGGCGGCCTCGCTGTCAACGGCCTCGTGGATGCCGCGACGCCGGCGCCGGCTACGGGCTACTGGTACCTCTCGCGCGGCACGCACGGAAGCTGCGTGGGCACGTTCGGGCAAGCCAGCGGCGGAACGGAGCGCGCGACGGCGACGTGCCCGTAA
- a CDS encoding peroxiredoxin — translation MRKVLAGVLAIFGLGGVALAAELKVGDPAPPFKLQGSDGKVHDLAALKGKTVVLAWFPKAFTGGUTAECKSLRESGAAIRAFDVVYFTASVDDAETNKKFAEELQADYPILSDPDKKVAESYGVLIPGMGLANRWTFYIGADGKIAAVDREVHAKTAGTDLAAKLAALKIPPAK, via the coding sequence ATGCGCAAGGTCTTGGCGGGCGTTCTTGCGATCTTCGGGCTCGGGGGCGTCGCTCTCGCGGCCGAGCTCAAGGTGGGGGACCCGGCCCCGCCGTTCAAGCTCCAGGGGTCGGACGGCAAGGTGCACGACCTCGCCGCGCTCAAAGGGAAGACGGTCGTGCTGGCCTGGTTCCCGAAGGCGTTCACCGGAGGCTGAACCGCGGAGTGCAAGTCGCTCCGTGAGAGCGGCGCCGCCATCCGCGCGTTCGACGTTGTCTACTTCACCGCGTCGGTCGATGACGCCGAGACGAACAAGAAGTTTGCTGAAGAGCTTCAGGCCGATTATCCGATCCTCTCCGATCCCGACAAGAAGGTCGCCGAGTCCTACGGCGTGCTGATCCCCGGCATGGGCCTCGCCAACCGATGGACGTTCTACATCGGCGCCGATGGGAAGATCGCCGCCGTCGATCGCGAGGTGCACGCGAAGACCGCGGGCACCGATCTCGCCGCAAAGCTCGCCGCGCTCAAAATCCCCCCCGCGAAGTAA
- the rdgB gene encoding RdgB/HAM1 family non-canonical purine NTP pyrophosphatase, whose translation MPTLVLASGNPGKVAELAQALKEKFTVDGLQSLSDRTPVVETGDTFEANARLKAEEYSRRTPHLVVADDSGLEVDALGGRPGVLSARYGGPGLDDPARCRALLHELDGTADPARTARFRCVLAVARGGATLATYHGVVEGLILRAPRGTNGFGYDPVFFHPPSGRAFAELSRHEKEKVSHRGAALRQLVAAVSRGEVA comes from the coding sequence ATGCCGACCCTCGTGCTGGCGAGCGGGAATCCAGGGAAGGTCGCGGAGCTGGCGCAAGCGCTGAAAGAGAAGTTCACGGTCGACGGTTTACAGTCCCTGAGCGACCGGACGCCGGTCGTGGAAACCGGAGACACGTTCGAGGCCAACGCCAGACTCAAGGCCGAGGAGTATTCGCGGCGCACGCCGCATCTCGTGGTGGCGGACGACTCGGGTCTCGAGGTCGATGCGCTCGGCGGACGGCCCGGCGTGCTCTCGGCGCGGTACGGCGGCCCGGGCCTGGACGACCCCGCGCGCTGCCGCGCGCTCCTGCACGAGCTCGACGGCACCGCCGACCCTGCGCGCACCGCCCGTTTCCGCTGCGTGCTTGCCGTCGCGCGCGGAGGCGCCACGCTTGCGACCTATCACGGCGTGGTCGAGGGGCTCATCCTGCGCGCGCCGCGCGGGACCAACGGGTTCGGGTACGATCCGGTCTTCTTCCACCCGCCGTCCGGCCGGGCGTTCGCCGAGCTGTCGCGCCACGAGAAAGAGAAGGTCTCGCACCGGGGAGCCGCGCTGCGCCAGCTCGTCGCCGCCGTGTCCCGCGGGGAGGTCGCATGA